Proteins from a genomic interval of Pecten maximus chromosome 13, xPecMax1.1, whole genome shotgun sequence:
- the LOC117340190 gene encoding serine/threonine-protein phosphatase 2A 65 kDa regulatory subunit A alpha isoform-like isoform X1, with the protein MASQMAQTDSGDDSLYPIAVLIDELRNEDVQLRLNSIKKLSTIALALGVERTRTELIPFLTDTIYDEDEVLLALAEQLGNFTPLVGGPEFVHYLLPPLESLATVEETVVRDKAVDSLRTIAAQHSPADLESHFVPLVKRLSGGDWFTSRTSACGLFAVCYPRVSNTIKDELRLQFKNLAGDDTPMVRRAGAGKLGEFAKAVETDKLKGDLIPLFTVLSQDEQDSVRLLAVEACVSIASLLPSEDTDQFVMPTLRQAAEDKSWRVRYMVADKFIELQKAVGPEITKNDLVQAFQGLLKDCEAEVRAAAAHKVKDFCQNLSPDVRESVIMTSILPCVKDLVSDANQHVKSALASVIMGLSPILGKDNTIEHLLPLFLTQLKDECPEVRLNIISNLDCVNEVIGIKQLSQSLLPAIVELAEDTKWRVRLAIIEYMPLLAGQLGVEFFDEKLNSLCMTWLVDHVFAIREAATLNLKKLVEKFGSDWATQTVIPKVNSMARDLNYLHRLTCLFCINLLSEALGSEITNKMLLPTIVSLATDSVANVRFNVAKSLQKLGPHFDQTTLQGQVKTTLEKLKTDTDMDVKYYAAEALDAHGQKALKLS; encoded by the exons atggcgtcACAAATGGCTCAGACAGATTCAGGAGACGACTCTCTTTATCCAATAGCTGTGTTAATTGACGAGCTAAGGAACGAAGATGTACAG TTACGCCTTAACAGCATCAAGAAATTATCAACGATAGCACTAGCCCTTGGTGTTGAAAGGACCAGGACTGAGCTCATCCCTTTCCTTACAG ACACAATCTATGACGAGGATGAAGTGCTGTTAGCTTTGGCTGAACAACTGGGAAATTTTACTCCACTTGTGGGAGGACCAGAGTTTGTCCACTATCTTCTG CCTCCTCTGGAGAGTCTGGCCACTGTAGAAGAGACTGTTGTCCGTGACAAGGCTGTTGATTCTCTACGTACCATAGCTGCTCAACACTCGCCAGCAGACCTGGAAAGTCACTTTGTTCCACTTGTGAAACGGTTGTCTGGAG gtGACTGGTTCACCTCTAGAACGTCAGCGTGCGGACTGTTTGCAGTGTGTTATCCGAGAGTATCAAATACCATCAAAGATGAACTCCGGCT ACAATTTAAAAATCTGGCGGGAGATGACACACCGATGGTTCGTCGGGCTGGTGCCGGAAAGCTTGGAGAATTCGCCAAAGCTGTTGAGACAGACAAACTGAAGGGAGACCTTATACCTCTGTTTACAGTGCTGTCTCAGGATGAACAG GACTCTGTGAGATTATTGGCAGTGGAAGCCTGTGTCAGCATCGCCTCCCTGCTTCCCTCGGAGGACACTGATCAGTTTGTGATGCCTACACTACGACAAGCAGCTGAGGACAAGTCCTGGAGAGTTCGCTACATGGTTGCAGACAAATTCATTGAA cTACAAAAGGCAGTAGGACCTGAAATTACAAAGAATGACCTAGTCCAGGCTTTCCAAGGGTTACTGAAGGATTGTGAGGCAGAGGTCAGAGCTGCCGCGGCTcataaggtcaaag ATTTCTGTCAGAACCTGTCACCAGATGTACGTGAGAGCGTGATAATGACTAGTATCCTACCCTGTGTGAAGGACCTGGTTTCTGACGCCAATCAGCATGTCAAGTCCGCCCTTGCCTCTGTTATCATGGGCCTCTCACCCATCCTTGGAAAAGACAA CACAATAGAACATCTGTTGCCCCTGTTCCTTACACAACTGAAGGATGAATGCCCAGAGGTCAGACTGAACATCATCTCAAATCTTGACTGTGTTAACGAG GTTATCGGAATCAAACAGTTATCCCAGAGCCTTCTGCCGGCGATTGTTGAGTTAGCCGAGGACACTAAATGGAGAGTGAGACTGGCCATTATAGAGTACATGCCCCTCCTAGCTGGACAATTG GGTGTTGAATTCTTTGATGAAAAATTGAATTCTCTGTGTATGACTTGGCTTGTAGACCATG TGTTTGCTATCCGAGAAGCAGCAACATTGAACCTTAAGAAGTTGGTGGAGAAGTTTGGTTCGGACTGGGCTACCCAGACTGTTATACCTAAAGTGAACTCCATGGCGCGCGATCTTAACTACCTACACAGACTAACATGCTTATTCTGTATCAAT CTATTATCAGAGGCCCTTGGGTCGGAAATTACAAACAAGATGCTTTTGCCAACAATTGTCAGTCTTGCAACCGATTCAGTTGCCAATGTTAGGTTCAATGTCGCCAAAAGTCTTCAAAAATTGGGACCTCATTTTGACCAAAC AACACTACAGGGACAGGTTAAAACTACGCTGGAAAAGCTGAAGACCGATACAGATATGGATGTAAAGTACTATGCTGCGGAGGCATTGGATG CTCATGGCCAAAAGG cTTTGAAGCTGAGCTAA
- the LOC117340190 gene encoding serine/threonine-protein phosphatase 2A 65 kDa regulatory subunit A alpha isoform-like isoform X4 — MASQMAQTDSGDDSLYPIAVLIDELRNEDVQLRLNSIKKLSTIALALGVERTRTELIPFLTDTIYDEDEVLLALAEQLGNFTPLVGGPEFVHYLLPPLESLATVEETVVRDKAVDSLRTIAAQHSPADLESHFVPLVKRLSGGDWFTSRTSACGLFAVCYPRVSNTIKDELRLQFKNLAGDDTPMVRRAGAGKLGEFAKAVETDKLKGDLIPLFTVLSQDEQDSVRLLAVEACVSIASLLPSEDTDQFVMPTLRQAAEDKSWRVRYMVADKFIELQKAVGPEITKNDLVQAFQGLLKDCEAEVRAAAAHKVKDFCQNLSPDVRESVIMTSILPCVKDLVSDANQHVKSALASVIMGLSPILGKDNTIEHLLPLFLTQLKDECPEVRLNIISNLDCVNEVIGIKQLSQSLLPAIVELAEDTKWRVRLAIIEYMPLLAGQLGVEFFDEKLNSLCMTWLVDHVFAIREAATLNLKKLVEKFGSDWATQTVIPKVNSMARDLNYLHRLTCLFCINLLSEALGSEITNKMLLPTIVSLATDSVANVRFNVAKSLQKLGPHFDQTTLQGQVKTTLEKLKTDTDMDVKYYAAEALDALKLS; from the exons atggcgtcACAAATGGCTCAGACAGATTCAGGAGACGACTCTCTTTATCCAATAGCTGTGTTAATTGACGAGCTAAGGAACGAAGATGTACAG TTACGCCTTAACAGCATCAAGAAATTATCAACGATAGCACTAGCCCTTGGTGTTGAAAGGACCAGGACTGAGCTCATCCCTTTCCTTACAG ACACAATCTATGACGAGGATGAAGTGCTGTTAGCTTTGGCTGAACAACTGGGAAATTTTACTCCACTTGTGGGAGGACCAGAGTTTGTCCACTATCTTCTG CCTCCTCTGGAGAGTCTGGCCACTGTAGAAGAGACTGTTGTCCGTGACAAGGCTGTTGATTCTCTACGTACCATAGCTGCTCAACACTCGCCAGCAGACCTGGAAAGTCACTTTGTTCCACTTGTGAAACGGTTGTCTGGAG gtGACTGGTTCACCTCTAGAACGTCAGCGTGCGGACTGTTTGCAGTGTGTTATCCGAGAGTATCAAATACCATCAAAGATGAACTCCGGCT ACAATTTAAAAATCTGGCGGGAGATGACACACCGATGGTTCGTCGGGCTGGTGCCGGAAAGCTTGGAGAATTCGCCAAAGCTGTTGAGACAGACAAACTGAAGGGAGACCTTATACCTCTGTTTACAGTGCTGTCTCAGGATGAACAG GACTCTGTGAGATTATTGGCAGTGGAAGCCTGTGTCAGCATCGCCTCCCTGCTTCCCTCGGAGGACACTGATCAGTTTGTGATGCCTACACTACGACAAGCAGCTGAGGACAAGTCCTGGAGAGTTCGCTACATGGTTGCAGACAAATTCATTGAA cTACAAAAGGCAGTAGGACCTGAAATTACAAAGAATGACCTAGTCCAGGCTTTCCAAGGGTTACTGAAGGATTGTGAGGCAGAGGTCAGAGCTGCCGCGGCTcataaggtcaaag ATTTCTGTCAGAACCTGTCACCAGATGTACGTGAGAGCGTGATAATGACTAGTATCCTACCCTGTGTGAAGGACCTGGTTTCTGACGCCAATCAGCATGTCAAGTCCGCCCTTGCCTCTGTTATCATGGGCCTCTCACCCATCCTTGGAAAAGACAA CACAATAGAACATCTGTTGCCCCTGTTCCTTACACAACTGAAGGATGAATGCCCAGAGGTCAGACTGAACATCATCTCAAATCTTGACTGTGTTAACGAG GTTATCGGAATCAAACAGTTATCCCAGAGCCTTCTGCCGGCGATTGTTGAGTTAGCCGAGGACACTAAATGGAGAGTGAGACTGGCCATTATAGAGTACATGCCCCTCCTAGCTGGACAATTG GGTGTTGAATTCTTTGATGAAAAATTGAATTCTCTGTGTATGACTTGGCTTGTAGACCATG TGTTTGCTATCCGAGAAGCAGCAACATTGAACCTTAAGAAGTTGGTGGAGAAGTTTGGTTCGGACTGGGCTACCCAGACTGTTATACCTAAAGTGAACTCCATGGCGCGCGATCTTAACTACCTACACAGACTAACATGCTTATTCTGTATCAAT CTATTATCAGAGGCCCTTGGGTCGGAAATTACAAACAAGATGCTTTTGCCAACAATTGTCAGTCTTGCAACCGATTCAGTTGCCAATGTTAGGTTCAATGTCGCCAAAAGTCTTCAAAAATTGGGACCTCATTTTGACCAAAC AACACTACAGGGACAGGTTAAAACTACGCTGGAAAAGCTGAAGACCGATACAGATATGGATGTAAAGTACTATGCTGCGGAGGCATTGGATG cTTTGAAGCTGAGCTAA
- the LOC117340190 gene encoding serine/threonine-protein phosphatase 2A 65 kDa regulatory subunit A alpha isoform-like isoform X2 encodes MASQMAQTDSGDDSLYPIAVLIDELRNEDVQLRLNSIKKLSTIALALGVERTRTELIPFLTDTIYDEDEVLLALAEQLGNFTPLVGGPEFVHYLLPPLESLATVEETVVRDKAVDSLRTIAAQHSPADLESHFVPLVKRLSGGDWFTSRTSACGLFAVCYPRVSNTIKDELRLQFKNLAGDDTPMVRRAGAGKLGEFAKAVETDKLKGDLIPLFTVLSQDEQDSVRLLAVEACVSIASLLPSEDTDQFVMPTLRQAAEDKSWRVRYMVADKFIELQKAVGPEITKNDLVQAFQGLLKDCEAEVRAAAAHKVKDFCQNLSPDVRESVIMTSILPCVKDLVSDANQHVKSALASVIMGLSPILGKDNTIEHLLPLFLTQLKDECPEVRLNIISNLDCVNEVIGIKQLSQSLLPAIVELAEDTKWRVRLAIIEYMPLLAGQLGVEFFDEKLNSLCMTWLVDHVFAIREAATLNLKKLVEKFGSDWATQTVIPKVNSMARDLNYLHRLTCLFCINLLSEALGSEITNKMLLPTIVSLATDSVANVRFNVAKSLQKLGPHFDQTTLQGQVKTTLEKLKTDTDMDVKYYAAEALDDPCIRTADGL; translated from the exons atggcgtcACAAATGGCTCAGACAGATTCAGGAGACGACTCTCTTTATCCAATAGCTGTGTTAATTGACGAGCTAAGGAACGAAGATGTACAG TTACGCCTTAACAGCATCAAGAAATTATCAACGATAGCACTAGCCCTTGGTGTTGAAAGGACCAGGACTGAGCTCATCCCTTTCCTTACAG ACACAATCTATGACGAGGATGAAGTGCTGTTAGCTTTGGCTGAACAACTGGGAAATTTTACTCCACTTGTGGGAGGACCAGAGTTTGTCCACTATCTTCTG CCTCCTCTGGAGAGTCTGGCCACTGTAGAAGAGACTGTTGTCCGTGACAAGGCTGTTGATTCTCTACGTACCATAGCTGCTCAACACTCGCCAGCAGACCTGGAAAGTCACTTTGTTCCACTTGTGAAACGGTTGTCTGGAG gtGACTGGTTCACCTCTAGAACGTCAGCGTGCGGACTGTTTGCAGTGTGTTATCCGAGAGTATCAAATACCATCAAAGATGAACTCCGGCT ACAATTTAAAAATCTGGCGGGAGATGACACACCGATGGTTCGTCGGGCTGGTGCCGGAAAGCTTGGAGAATTCGCCAAAGCTGTTGAGACAGACAAACTGAAGGGAGACCTTATACCTCTGTTTACAGTGCTGTCTCAGGATGAACAG GACTCTGTGAGATTATTGGCAGTGGAAGCCTGTGTCAGCATCGCCTCCCTGCTTCCCTCGGAGGACACTGATCAGTTTGTGATGCCTACACTACGACAAGCAGCTGAGGACAAGTCCTGGAGAGTTCGCTACATGGTTGCAGACAAATTCATTGAA cTACAAAAGGCAGTAGGACCTGAAATTACAAAGAATGACCTAGTCCAGGCTTTCCAAGGGTTACTGAAGGATTGTGAGGCAGAGGTCAGAGCTGCCGCGGCTcataaggtcaaag ATTTCTGTCAGAACCTGTCACCAGATGTACGTGAGAGCGTGATAATGACTAGTATCCTACCCTGTGTGAAGGACCTGGTTTCTGACGCCAATCAGCATGTCAAGTCCGCCCTTGCCTCTGTTATCATGGGCCTCTCACCCATCCTTGGAAAAGACAA CACAATAGAACATCTGTTGCCCCTGTTCCTTACACAACTGAAGGATGAATGCCCAGAGGTCAGACTGAACATCATCTCAAATCTTGACTGTGTTAACGAG GTTATCGGAATCAAACAGTTATCCCAGAGCCTTCTGCCGGCGATTGTTGAGTTAGCCGAGGACACTAAATGGAGAGTGAGACTGGCCATTATAGAGTACATGCCCCTCCTAGCTGGACAATTG GGTGTTGAATTCTTTGATGAAAAATTGAATTCTCTGTGTATGACTTGGCTTGTAGACCATG TGTTTGCTATCCGAGAAGCAGCAACATTGAACCTTAAGAAGTTGGTGGAGAAGTTTGGTTCGGACTGGGCTACCCAGACTGTTATACCTAAAGTGAACTCCATGGCGCGCGATCTTAACTACCTACACAGACTAACATGCTTATTCTGTATCAAT CTATTATCAGAGGCCCTTGGGTCGGAAATTACAAACAAGATGCTTTTGCCAACAATTGTCAGTCTTGCAACCGATTCAGTTGCCAATGTTAGGTTCAATGTCGCCAAAAGTCTTCAAAAATTGGGACCTCATTTTGACCAAAC AACACTACAGGGACAGGTTAAAACTACGCTGGAAAAGCTGAAGACCGATACAGATATGGATGTAAAGTACTATGCTGCGGAGGCATTGGATG ATCCGTGTATCAGAACTGCGGATGGTTTGTAA
- the LOC117340190 gene encoding serine/threonine-protein phosphatase 2A 65 kDa regulatory subunit A alpha isoform-like isoform X3: MASQMAQTDSGDDSLYPIAVLIDELRNEDVQLRLNSIKKLSTIALALGVERTRTELIPFLTDTIYDEDEVLLALAEQLGNFTPLVGGPEFVHYLLPPLESLATVEETVVRDKAVDSLRTIAAQHSPADLESHFVPLVKRLSGGDWFTSRTSACGLFAVCYPRVSNTIKDELRLQFKNLAGDDTPMVRRAGAGKLGEFAKAVETDKLKGDLIPLFTVLSQDEQDSVRLLAVEACVSIASLLPSEDTDQFVMPTLRQAAEDKSWRVRYMVADKFIELQKAVGPEITKNDLVQAFQGLLKDCEAEVRAAAAHKVKDFCQNLSPDVRESVIMTSILPCVKDLVSDANQHVKSALASVIMGLSPILGKDNTIEHLLPLFLTQLKDECPEVRLNIISNLDCVNEVIGIKQLSQSLLPAIVELAEDTKWRVRLAIIEYMPLLAGQLGVEFFDEKLNSLCMTWLVDHVFAIREAATLNLKKLVEKFGSDWATQTVIPKVNSMARDLNYLHRLTCLFCINLLSEALGSEITNKMLLPTIVSLATDSVANVRFNVAKSLQKLGPHFDQTTLQGQVKTTLEKLKTDTDMDVKYYAAEALDVLFHRKS; the protein is encoded by the exons atggcgtcACAAATGGCTCAGACAGATTCAGGAGACGACTCTCTTTATCCAATAGCTGTGTTAATTGACGAGCTAAGGAACGAAGATGTACAG TTACGCCTTAACAGCATCAAGAAATTATCAACGATAGCACTAGCCCTTGGTGTTGAAAGGACCAGGACTGAGCTCATCCCTTTCCTTACAG ACACAATCTATGACGAGGATGAAGTGCTGTTAGCTTTGGCTGAACAACTGGGAAATTTTACTCCACTTGTGGGAGGACCAGAGTTTGTCCACTATCTTCTG CCTCCTCTGGAGAGTCTGGCCACTGTAGAAGAGACTGTTGTCCGTGACAAGGCTGTTGATTCTCTACGTACCATAGCTGCTCAACACTCGCCAGCAGACCTGGAAAGTCACTTTGTTCCACTTGTGAAACGGTTGTCTGGAG gtGACTGGTTCACCTCTAGAACGTCAGCGTGCGGACTGTTTGCAGTGTGTTATCCGAGAGTATCAAATACCATCAAAGATGAACTCCGGCT ACAATTTAAAAATCTGGCGGGAGATGACACACCGATGGTTCGTCGGGCTGGTGCCGGAAAGCTTGGAGAATTCGCCAAAGCTGTTGAGACAGACAAACTGAAGGGAGACCTTATACCTCTGTTTACAGTGCTGTCTCAGGATGAACAG GACTCTGTGAGATTATTGGCAGTGGAAGCCTGTGTCAGCATCGCCTCCCTGCTTCCCTCGGAGGACACTGATCAGTTTGTGATGCCTACACTACGACAAGCAGCTGAGGACAAGTCCTGGAGAGTTCGCTACATGGTTGCAGACAAATTCATTGAA cTACAAAAGGCAGTAGGACCTGAAATTACAAAGAATGACCTAGTCCAGGCTTTCCAAGGGTTACTGAAGGATTGTGAGGCAGAGGTCAGAGCTGCCGCGGCTcataaggtcaaag ATTTCTGTCAGAACCTGTCACCAGATGTACGTGAGAGCGTGATAATGACTAGTATCCTACCCTGTGTGAAGGACCTGGTTTCTGACGCCAATCAGCATGTCAAGTCCGCCCTTGCCTCTGTTATCATGGGCCTCTCACCCATCCTTGGAAAAGACAA CACAATAGAACATCTGTTGCCCCTGTTCCTTACACAACTGAAGGATGAATGCCCAGAGGTCAGACTGAACATCATCTCAAATCTTGACTGTGTTAACGAG GTTATCGGAATCAAACAGTTATCCCAGAGCCTTCTGCCGGCGATTGTTGAGTTAGCCGAGGACACTAAATGGAGAGTGAGACTGGCCATTATAGAGTACATGCCCCTCCTAGCTGGACAATTG GGTGTTGAATTCTTTGATGAAAAATTGAATTCTCTGTGTATGACTTGGCTTGTAGACCATG TGTTTGCTATCCGAGAAGCAGCAACATTGAACCTTAAGAAGTTGGTGGAGAAGTTTGGTTCGGACTGGGCTACCCAGACTGTTATACCTAAAGTGAACTCCATGGCGCGCGATCTTAACTACCTACACAGACTAACATGCTTATTCTGTATCAAT CTATTATCAGAGGCCCTTGGGTCGGAAATTACAAACAAGATGCTTTTGCCAACAATTGTCAGTCTTGCAACCGATTCAGTTGCCAATGTTAGGTTCAATGTCGCCAAAAGTCTTCAAAAATTGGGACCTCATTTTGACCAAAC AACACTACAGGGACAGGTTAAAACTACGCTGGAAAAGCTGAAGACCGATACAGATATGGATGTAAAGTACTATGCTGCGGAGGCATTGGATG TACTTTTTCATAGGAAGTCATAG